One part of the Paenibacillus silvisoli genome encodes these proteins:
- a CDS encoding carbohydrate ABC transporter permease has product MTKKSKDLLVGYLFLAPALLLFLVFIAEPVIASLILSFTKYNVITPSQFIGFDNFKAFFDDDRLGLVYWNTLKFVLILTPLHVILGLLLALAVQRKIAKGLKYFYRTIFYFPVLATSAAVATAWSFIFNKEFGILNYFLGLFGIEGIPWMQSPNWVYLAVAIYSFWKFIGNAFLYYFIGLQNIPESLYEAAEIDGAGKLQRFMNITLPMLSPMLFFVLVTTLIGTTQIFDEPYLITGGGPGDASRSVNMYIYEIAFQKHQMGYASTVSISLFLAILAITALQFGLSKKWVSYDQE; this is encoded by the coding sequence ATGACGAAGAAATCCAAAGATTTGCTCGTAGGTTACTTGTTTCTGGCCCCCGCACTGCTATTGTTTCTTGTCTTTATAGCCGAGCCGGTCATCGCATCGCTCATTCTCAGCTTTACGAAATACAATGTCATCACCCCGTCCCAATTTATCGGCTTCGACAATTTCAAGGCGTTCTTCGATGACGACCGGCTCGGCCTGGTTTACTGGAACACGCTGAAATTCGTTCTGATTCTGACGCCGCTTCATGTCATATTGGGCCTGCTGCTCGCGCTTGCCGTACAGCGGAAAATCGCCAAAGGACTGAAATATTTTTACCGGACCATCTTCTATTTCCCGGTCCTGGCGACGTCGGCGGCCGTAGCGACGGCTTGGTCGTTCATTTTCAATAAGGAATTCGGCATCTTGAACTACTTCCTCGGCTTGTTCGGCATCGAAGGCATTCCGTGGATGCAGTCTCCGAACTGGGTCTATCTGGCGGTCGCCATCTATAGCTTCTGGAAGTTTATCGGGAATGCGTTTCTCTACTATTTTATCGGCCTGCAAAATATTCCGGAGTCGCTGTACGAAGCGGCCGAAATCGACGGCGCGGGCAAGCTGCAGCGATTCATGAACATTACGCTTCCGATGCTTTCGCCGATGCTGTTCTTCGTCCTCGTTACGACGCTGATCGGCACGACGCAAATTTTCGACGAGCCTTACCTGATTACGGGCGGAGGTCCGGGCGACGCATCCCGTTCCGTGAACATGTACATCTATGAGATCGCGTTCCAGAAGCACCAGATGGGGTATGCGTCGACGGTGTCCATCAGCCTGTTTCTAGCCATCCTGGCCATTACGGCGCTGCAGTTCGGGCTTAGCAAGAAATGGGTTTCGTATGATCAGGAGTAG
- a CDS encoding GH116 family glycosyl-hydrolase — MTMKTLSELYRMEKDFTYRGSKTNEISFPLGGIGTGSIGLAGNGRLIDWEIFNRPNKNSYNGFTFFAIKAEHQGEVRVAKVLHGDLHPQYSGTGKGRFTGFGFGVERESLSGFPHFKSTSFKGEYPFGEIEFIDDTVPLQVKLTAFNPLIPLNDKDSSLPAAIFTYEVTNTSGEPLDISLVGNLTNPFAKDARNEFVADYGDFKGIKLFSTHYGPDDREYGDLTLSTDADAGDCSWQTYWYRGGWFDNLTVFWKEFAAPGRFKERNYNEIRELAPVATHNSKDIALLSSHKTLAPGEKGTFRFMITWSFPNYVNFWNPGVNEDGTPCEPPSWKNYYATLFADSTESAAYAWKNADRLYRESLLFKETLFSSTLPDYVVDAVASNISILKSSTCLRLPDGTLYGFEGVHAEEGSCEGTCTHVWNYEQVTPFLFPALARSMVDIKYKHTMYDNGKMAFRMMLPAERTLKDASDCAGPHRAAADGQMGTVIKAYQQWKISGNTEWLKAIWPKVKKSLEFAWEPTNTDWWDLDGDGVMEGVQHHTLDVEIYGPNAYISGMYQSALRCASEMAEALGDEAGAKYRELCDNGRKWVDEHLFNGEFYHQLIDLQDERFPIDAELEEIKYQIGEGCHIDQVLGQWHAHVVGIGYVFDRPKVKKALESIYAYNFKETIRDYPNACRIYSLNDEKGLIISTWPNGNSPKVPVPYADETMNGFEYQAACHMIYEGLLEEGLTAAKAIRDRYDGERRNPWNEMECGSNYARSMASYALLLSLSGFEYDSLKGHIGFSPQLNADSFSSFWSLNTAWGNFKHEHGTIRLDVRYGEMALDSFASELLSGKKKADVAVDGVPMAVTRDGNTIRFEEQVRLEAGSQLTIVLAS; from the coding sequence ATGACCATGAAGACGCTGAGTGAACTGTACAGGATGGAGAAGGATTTTACGTATCGGGGCAGCAAAACGAACGAGATTTCGTTCCCGCTCGGCGGCATCGGCACAGGCAGCATCGGGCTTGCGGGGAACGGGAGATTGATCGACTGGGAAATTTTCAATCGTCCGAACAAGAACAGCTACAACGGGTTTACGTTCTTCGCGATTAAAGCGGAGCATCAAGGCGAGGTTCGCGTGGCGAAAGTGCTTCACGGCGATTTGCATCCGCAATATTCCGGCACCGGCAAAGGACGGTTTACGGGCTTCGGCTTCGGCGTGGAGCGCGAGAGCTTGTCGGGCTTCCCGCATTTTAAGTCCACGTCGTTCAAAGGCGAGTATCCGTTCGGCGAAATCGAGTTCATCGACGACACGGTGCCGCTGCAGGTGAAGCTGACGGCATTCAACCCGCTCATTCCGCTCAATGACAAGGATTCGTCTCTACCTGCGGCTATATTCACATACGAAGTGACGAATACGTCCGGCGAGCCGCTCGATATAAGTTTGGTCGGCAATTTGACGAACCCGTTTGCCAAGGACGCGCGGAACGAGTTTGTTGCGGATTACGGCGATTTCAAAGGAATTAAGCTGTTCTCGACGCATTACGGGCCGGATGACAGGGAATACGGCGACCTGACGCTCAGCACCGATGCCGATGCCGGCGACTGCTCCTGGCAGACCTACTGGTACCGCGGAGGCTGGTTCGATAATTTGACCGTCTTCTGGAAGGAGTTTGCCGCGCCCGGCCGTTTCAAGGAGCGCAATTATAACGAGATTCGCGAGCTTGCGCCGGTAGCCACGCACAACAGCAAAGACATCGCTTTGCTGAGCAGCCACAAAACGCTTGCGCCGGGCGAGAAGGGGACGTTCCGCTTCATGATCACGTGGAGCTTCCCGAACTACGTCAACTTCTGGAACCCTGGCGTGAACGAGGATGGCACGCCATGCGAGCCGCCGAGCTGGAAAAACTACTACGCGACGCTGTTCGCGGATTCGACGGAGTCGGCCGCTTATGCGTGGAAGAACGCGGATCGGCTTTATCGCGAGTCGCTGCTGTTCAAAGAAACGCTGTTCAGCTCCACGCTGCCGGATTATGTGGTGGATGCGGTCGCGAGCAATATTTCGATTCTTAAATCCTCGACCTGTCTGCGTCTTCCGGACGGCACGCTTTACGGCTTCGAAGGCGTTCATGCCGAGGAAGGCAGCTGCGAAGGCACCTGCACGCATGTTTGGAACTATGAGCAAGTCACGCCGTTTCTATTCCCGGCGCTCGCCAGGTCGATGGTCGACATCAAATATAAGCACACGATGTACGATAACGGCAAAATGGCGTTCCGCATGATGCTGCCGGCCGAGCGTACGTTGAAGGACGCGTCGGATTGCGCGGGACCGCATAGAGCGGCGGCGGACGGGCAGATGGGCACCGTCATCAAGGCGTACCAGCAGTGGAAAATATCCGGGAACACGGAGTGGCTGAAGGCAATTTGGCCAAAGGTGAAGAAATCGCTTGAGTTTGCATGGGAGCCGACGAATACGGATTGGTGGGACCTTGATGGCGACGGCGTGATGGAGGGCGTGCAGCATCATACGCTGGACGTAGAGATTTACGGCCCGAACGCGTACATCAGCGGCATGTACCAAAGCGCGCTGCGCTGCGCTTCGGAAATGGCGGAGGCTTTGGGTGACGAAGCGGGCGCGAAGTATCGCGAGCTGTGCGATAACGGCCGCAAATGGGTCGATGAGCATCTGTTCAACGGCGAATTTTATCACCAGCTGATCGATCTGCAGGACGAACGGTTCCCGATCGACGCGGAGCTGGAAGAGATCAAATACCAGATCGGCGAAGGCTGCCATATCGATCAGGTGCTGGGGCAGTGGCATGCGCATGTCGTCGGCATCGGCTACGTATTCGACCGTCCGAAAGTGAAGAAGGCGCTGGAGTCGATTTACGCCTACAACTTCAAGGAAACGATCCGCGATTACCCGAACGCATGCCGGATTTACTCGCTCAACGACGAGAAAGGCCTCATCATCTCCACATGGCCGAACGGGAACAGCCCGAAGGTGCCGGTTCCTTATGCGGACGAGACGATGAACGGCTTCGAGTATCAAGCGGCCTGCCATATGATCTATGAAGGCTTGCTCGAGGAAGGGCTGACGGCGGCCAAAGCGATCCGCGACCGTTACGACGGCGAACGCCGAAATCCGTGGAACGAAATGGAGTGCGGCAGCAACTATGCGCGATCGATGGCTTCGTATGCGCTGCTGCTTTCGCTGAGCGGCTTCGAGTACGATTCGTTGAAGGGCCATATCGGCTTCAGCCCGCAGCTAAACGCCGACAGCTTCAGCAGCTTCTGGTCGCTGAATACGGCATGGGGCAACTTCAAGCACGAGCATGGCACGATCCGGTTGGATGTCCGCTACGGCGAAATGGCGCTGGACAGCTTCGCCAGCGAGCTGCTTTCCGGCAAGAAGAAAGCTGACGTTGCCGTGGACGGCGTTCCGATGGCCGTTACGCGCGACGGCAATACGATTCGGTTTGAGGAGCAGGTTCGTTTGGAAGCGGGCAGCCAATTGACGATTGTGCTTGCCAGCTAA
- a CDS encoding cell wall hydrolase: MIRTLKPVKGLMLAMVLALLLLWIGPISIVSAGVPVAVTVKVDGEAVKLNASAIVADDRTYVPVASIAEQFGAKLNWDNENEKLWIHTALDDLILISNGAPVVYFNNERYMMEAPPRLVEGRLYAPLRELADMLHARLTASDDVIELSTVQRAELTDENGLDAISEQNGISKAELLKRNGLSQASKLAAGAKLSVVVPAFMSKAAKPFTDADLMLLAKITMVEAGYESYQGQLALANVILNRVKSGKFPDTIRSVIYSGRQFPPAHNGMLDKSKPHATALRAAKDALNGKNNIGKAVYFYNPAVTKGSFWSSLDVVATIGNHRFAY, translated from the coding sequence ATGATCAGAACCTTGAAGCCGGTCAAAGGGCTTATGTTGGCAATGGTTTTGGCATTACTTCTGCTTTGGATCGGGCCGATTTCCATCGTTTCTGCAGGAGTGCCTGTGGCCGTGACGGTTAAAGTCGACGGCGAGGCCGTAAAGCTGAATGCTTCAGCGATCGTTGCGGATGACCGAACCTACGTACCGGTGGCGAGTATTGCCGAGCAGTTTGGCGCCAAGCTGAACTGGGATAATGAAAACGAAAAATTGTGGATACATACGGCTTTAGATGATCTCATTCTTATTAGCAACGGCGCGCCTGTCGTCTACTTCAACAATGAGCGTTATATGATGGAAGCGCCTCCGCGGCTGGTGGAAGGCAGACTGTACGCTCCGCTCCGCGAGCTCGCGGATATGCTGCATGCCCGTCTGACGGCAAGCGACGATGTCATCGAGCTATCGACGGTACAGCGGGCGGAGTTGACGGATGAGAACGGCTTGGATGCGATCAGCGAGCAAAACGGCATTAGCAAAGCCGAGCTGCTGAAGCGGAACGGACTTAGCCAGGCTTCAAAGTTAGCGGCGGGCGCAAAGCTGAGCGTCGTCGTGCCGGCGTTTATGAGCAAAGCCGCGAAGCCGTTCACGGATGCGGATCTCATGCTGCTGGCCAAGATTACGATGGTCGAAGCCGGCTATGAATCGTATCAAGGGCAGCTGGCGCTTGCGAACGTAATCTTGAACCGGGTGAAGAGCGGGAAGTTTCCGGACACCATTCGCAGCGTCATCTATTCCGGCCGCCAGTTCCCGCCGGCGCACAATGGTATGCTTGACAAGAGCAAGCCGCATGCAACCGCGCTGCGCGCGGCCAAGGATGCGCTGAACGGCAAGAACAATATCGGCAAAGCGGTTTATTTCTATAACCCGGCCGTCACGAAAGGCTCGTTCTGGAGCAGTCTGGACGTCGTAGCGACAATCGGCAATCACCGGTTTGCATACTAG
- a CDS encoding carbohydrate ABC transporter permease gives MNGEVKMAGVMTNREIRVHTRRRAARGFVLDGFLLLLSFLMLAPFLWMISTSLRLPQESFSLPPAIFPTAFNASSYGQVFDQVPFASFIFNSLKIALIIVVGHIFISSMAAFAFSRISFAGRNAIFLIFLAGLMIPGQVTIIPQFILISKLGLVDTHWALILPALINPLGIFMIRQMMMTISTTYDEAAYMDGASRMWVFLKVILPMVFPAVAVTSVMTFIGNWNDFFRPLIFLNTFEKMTLPLGMTVLNGTFGSGNLSAILAGVTLSLTVPLLFYIFGQKYLVEGITAGGLKL, from the coding sequence ATGAACGGTGAGGTTAAAATGGCCGGCGTAATGACGAACCGTGAAATCCGGGTTCATACGCGTCGACGCGCGGCGCGCGGTTTCGTGCTGGACGGGTTCCTGCTGCTATTGTCGTTTCTGATGCTGGCTCCGTTTCTATGGATGATCTCCACCTCGCTGCGGCTGCCGCAGGAATCCTTCTCGCTGCCGCCGGCGATATTCCCGACCGCGTTCAACGCTTCGAGCTACGGCCAAGTGTTCGATCAGGTGCCGTTTGCGAGCTTCATCTTCAACAGCTTGAAAATCGCGCTCATTATCGTCGTCGGCCATATTTTCATATCCAGCATGGCGGCATTCGCGTTCTCCCGCATTTCGTTTGCCGGCCGCAACGCGATCTTTCTTATTTTTCTCGCGGGCTTAATGATTCCGGGGCAGGTGACGATCATTCCGCAGTTCATTCTCATCTCCAAGCTGGGCTTGGTCGATACGCACTGGGCGCTTATTCTGCCCGCGCTTATCAATCCGCTCGGGATCTTCATGATCCGGCAGATGATGATGACGATTTCCACGACGTATGACGAAGCGGCCTATATGGACGGCGCCAGCCGGATGTGGGTGTTTCTGAAGGTTATTTTGCCGATGGTGTTCCCTGCGGTGGCGGTAACCTCGGTCATGACGTTTATCGGCAACTGGAACGACTTCTTCCGTCCGCTCATTTTTTTGAACACGTTCGAGAAAATGACGCTTCCGCTCGGCATGACCGTGCTGAACGGAACGTTCGGCTCCGGCAATCTGTCGGCGATTTTGGCTGGCGTGACGCTGTCGTTGACCGTACCGTTATTGTTTTATATTTTCGGCCAAAAGTATCTCGTCGAAGGCATTACCGCCGGCGGCTTGAAGCTGTAG
- a CDS encoding LacI family DNA-binding transcriptional regulator: MKVTSKQLAELCGVTRGTVDRALNNRPGVSPETREKVLKVAAEYGYRPDFLAQSLVKGQTKTLGVVLFDIHNRIFSQLFISFEAEARRQGYFIYLVLSSKDQELEIEYIHSLLDRKVDGIALSPISMGASFEALLAKSKVPIVTFGNRVSSKIPYVWIDDKNAIKEAVHHIAAKGYRRIVYVSPPLRFKGTSNIYVPEQRYKGFVEACSSLPEVWHTVVSDADYLEHILQLIREPGEKLAILCSSDIYALDVLRFLESHGIRVPEQVGIMGCDNIDILNYVTPHLTTIDFQVDEIGRRSAAMLIDSIKGESLPARTHVPYSIIDRDSL, translated from the coding sequence ATGAAAGTAACGAGCAAGCAACTCGCCGAGCTGTGCGGTGTCACCCGCGGTACCGTCGATCGCGCCCTGAACAACAGACCCGGCGTCAGTCCGGAGACGCGCGAGAAGGTGCTGAAGGTCGCTGCCGAGTACGGCTACCGGCCGGACTTTTTGGCTCAAAGCCTCGTCAAAGGACAGACGAAGACGCTGGGCGTCGTCTTGTTCGACATTCACAACCGGATTTTCTCGCAGCTGTTCATCTCCTTCGAAGCGGAAGCGAGACGGCAAGGGTACTTTATCTACCTCGTGCTTTCGAGCAAGGATCAAGAGCTGGAGATCGAGTACATTCACAGCCTGCTGGACCGCAAGGTCGACGGCATCGCCCTCTCCCCGATCAGCATGGGCGCCAGCTTCGAAGCGCTGCTGGCCAAATCGAAGGTGCCGATCGTCACCTTCGGCAACCGGGTTTCTTCGAAAATTCCGTACGTATGGATCGACGATAAGAACGCGATCAAGGAAGCCGTTCATCACATCGCGGCCAAAGGCTACCGGCGGATTGTATACGTGAGCCCTCCTCTCCGCTTCAAAGGGACGAGCAATATCTACGTGCCGGAGCAGCGGTACAAAGGTTTCGTTGAAGCGTGCTCGTCTTTGCCCGAGGTGTGGCATACCGTCGTTTCGGATGCCGATTATTTAGAGCACATCTTGCAGCTTATCCGGGAGCCGGGGGAGAAGCTGGCGATTCTGTGCAGCAGCGACATCTATGCGCTGGATGTGCTGCGGTTTCTGGAATCGCACGGCATCCGCGTTCCGGAGCAGGTCGGCATTATGGGCTGCGATAACATCGACATTTTGAATTATGTTACGCCTCACCTGACGACGATCGACTTCCAGGTGGACGAGATCGGCCGCCGATCGGCCGCTATGCTGATCGATAGCATTAAGGGGGAGTCCCTCCCCGCCCGCACGCACGTCCCTTATAGCATTATTGATCGGGATTCGCTGTAA
- a CDS encoding ABC transporter substrate-binding protein — MLVLCLILVWCFTLAACSSSNSSNNADPASGSNDEKAELTLVWAKGDASDAQLKDILTEFNKLYPNIKVKRIEVIGSSWGDYFNKIQTMIAGGNPPDVIRVAIEGIQMFAKQDLLLPLDDYMAADPDALDNYDDIHKKLESPFVIDGKTYGFVWDWNNVVMHFNTDKLKEAGLSLPPKDWTKDDFLTYAQKMTTEKDGKKTYGFAIPTYYFGASAWLFNNEASIMDDAMTTSKLDDPNAIELMQFFQDLIYKYKVAPVPNPKDDATQMLMNGQVAMMSAGKWPFSTYAKSKFNAVDVQFLPTLKTNKVIFGSGAFPVLKATKYPDAAYKLSAFLGGVFSQKTTLSDASIPTRISVMQEVLPKTPASNWQVYADSADIAKPVESPVQYADVESIFNRYMGLILANQSDAATAMKKAKEEIDKVLKN; from the coding sequence ATGCTAGTGCTCTGCCTCATTCTTGTATGGTGCTTTACGCTTGCAGCATGCAGCTCCTCCAACTCCTCCAACAACGCGGATCCAGCCAGCGGATCGAACGACGAGAAAGCCGAATTGACGCTGGTTTGGGCCAAAGGCGACGCTTCCGACGCGCAATTGAAAGACATCCTAACCGAATTCAACAAGCTTTACCCCAACATTAAAGTGAAACGGATCGAAGTCATCGGCAGCTCCTGGGGCGATTATTTCAACAAAATCCAAACGATGATCGCCGGCGGCAACCCGCCTGACGTCATCCGCGTCGCCATCGAAGGCATCCAAATGTTCGCGAAGCAGGACCTGCTGCTCCCGCTGGACGACTATATGGCGGCCGATCCGGATGCGCTGGACAATTATGACGACATTCACAAGAAGCTGGAATCGCCTTTCGTGATCGACGGCAAAACCTATGGCTTCGTATGGGACTGGAACAACGTCGTCATGCACTTCAATACGGACAAGTTGAAGGAAGCGGGGCTATCCCTTCCGCCTAAGGATTGGACGAAGGACGACTTCCTCACCTACGCCCAGAAGATGACGACCGAGAAAGACGGCAAGAAGACGTACGGCTTCGCCATTCCGACGTACTATTTCGGCGCATCCGCATGGCTGTTCAACAACGAAGCCAGCATCATGGACGATGCGATGACGACGAGCAAGCTCGACGATCCGAACGCGATCGAGCTGATGCAGTTCTTCCAGGACTTGATTTACAAATATAAAGTCGCGCCGGTGCCGAACCCGAAAGACGATGCGACGCAAATGCTCATGAACGGCCAAGTCGCGATGATGTCGGCCGGCAAATGGCCGTTCTCCACGTATGCGAAGAGCAAGTTCAACGCCGTTGACGTCCAGTTCCTGCCGACCTTGAAGACGAATAAAGTTATTTTCGGCTCCGGGGCTTTCCCGGTACTGAAGGCGACCAAATATCCGGATGCGGCCTACAAGCTGTCCGCATTCCTCGGCGGCGTCTTCTCGCAAAAAACGACGCTCTCCGATGCTTCCATTCCTACCCGTATCTCCGTCATGCAAGAGGTGCTGCCGAAGACGCCGGCATCGAACTGGCAGGTATACGCGGATAGCGCCGACATTGCGAAGCCGGTCGAATCGCCGGTTCAATACGCGGATGTCGAATCCATCTTCAACCGCTACATGGGCCTTATCCTGGCGAACCAATCCGATGCGGCGACCGCAATGAAGAAGGCGAAAGAAGAGATCGATAAGGTGCTGAAGAACTAA
- a CDS encoding ABC transporter permease, whose amino-acid sequence MRSTAMQAGAGRQLRNRSSFRQSLRNSLTMAYRGLLKIKRTPEQLFDVTLQPIIFTLMFTYIFGGAISGDVQSYLPVIIPGILVQTVITTSIVTGVQLREDMDKGVFDRFKSLPIARIAPLAGALLADTIRYTIATVLTFTMGYIMGYRPEGGLEHVAIAALLVIGCSWAMSWIFAFFGVIARTASSVQGISMLVLFPLTFLSNSFVPVETMPKWLQWFVNVNPISHIVTAVRDLTNNGTYGWDLAISLIGAAVIVAIFAPVTVRAYMRRT is encoded by the coding sequence ATGAGAAGCACAGCCATGCAAGCCGGCGCGGGCCGCCAGCTTAGAAACCGTTCCAGCTTTCGCCAATCGTTGCGAAATTCGCTCACGATGGCCTATCGGGGATTATTGAAAATCAAGCGGACGCCGGAGCAGCTATTCGACGTGACGCTGCAGCCGATTATCTTCACCCTCATGTTCACGTATATCTTTGGCGGCGCCATCTCGGGCGACGTGCAGAGTTACCTGCCCGTCATCATACCGGGCATCCTCGTCCAAACCGTCATCACGACGTCCATCGTGACCGGCGTCCAGCTCCGCGAGGACATGGACAAAGGCGTATTCGACCGGTTCAAGTCGCTGCCGATCGCGCGCATCGCGCCGCTGGCCGGCGCCTTGCTGGCCGACACGATCAGATATACCATCGCTACGGTGCTCACGTTTACGATGGGCTATATTATGGGCTACCGACCCGAGGGCGGCCTTGAGCATGTCGCGATCGCCGCGCTTCTCGTCATTGGCTGCTCCTGGGCGATGAGCTGGATATTCGCCTTCTTCGGCGTCATCGCGCGTACGGCGTCCAGCGTGCAAGGGATTTCGATGCTCGTGCTGTTCCCGCTTACGTTCCTGTCGAATTCCTTCGTGCCGGTGGAAACGATGCCGAAATGGCTGCAATGGTTCGTCAACGTCAATCCGATCTCGCACATCGTCACGGCCGTCCGCGATCTGACCAACAACGGCACGTATGGCTGGGATCTCGCCATTTCATTGATCGGCGCAGCGGTAATCGTGGCGATCTTCGCGCCGGTTACGGTTCGCGCATATATGCGCCGGACGTAG
- a CDS encoding ATP-binding cassette domain-containing protein — protein MNHGHIQTNGGEWAVEARGLVKSFGDNLAVDGVDLNVRAGSIYGVLGPNGAGKTTTIRMLATLLRPDAGSARVFGHDVEKESQIVRQLIGVTGQYASVDESLSATENLIIFSRLLGLGRAESKRKAAELLEEFGLTEAAKRPLKNFSGGMRRRLDLAASLIAQPPLIFLDEPTTGLDPRTRAQMWETIRRLVKTGSTVLLTTQYLDEADQLADRIAVIDRGHVVAEGTVDELKASVGTSSLQLRVQDAQDIEAARSAIHRVLEVQSSVSSEAGRITAPMADADRVTDLLIALRAEGIHLAEMSVQKPTLDEVFLTITGKGVKEEAAQ, from the coding sequence ATGAATCATGGACACATACAAACAAACGGCGGCGAATGGGCTGTCGAGGCACGCGGGCTGGTCAAAAGCTTCGGCGACAACCTCGCCGTGGACGGCGTCGATTTAAACGTTCGCGCCGGTTCGATTTACGGCGTGCTAGGCCCGAACGGGGCGGGCAAGACGACCACGATCCGGATGCTGGCGACGCTGCTTCGGCCGGATGCCGGCTCTGCGCGGGTGTTCGGGCACGATGTCGAGAAGGAATCGCAAATCGTCCGTCAGCTGATCGGCGTCACCGGACAATACGCGTCGGTTGACGAATCGCTGAGCGCGACGGAGAATCTGATCATTTTCTCGCGGCTGCTCGGGCTGGGGCGCGCGGAATCGAAGCGCAAAGCGGCCGAGCTGCTCGAGGAATTCGGCTTGACGGAGGCGGCGAAGCGGCCGCTCAAAAATTTCTCCGGCGGCATGCGGCGCCGGCTCGATCTCGCGGCAAGCTTGATCGCGCAGCCGCCGCTCATCTTCTTGGACGAACCGACGACCGGGCTTGACCCGCGTACGCGGGCGCAAATGTGGGAGACGATCCGCCGGCTCGTGAAGACGGGCTCGACCGTTCTGCTGACGACGCAATATCTCGACGAAGCCGATCAGCTGGCGGACCGCATCGCGGTTATCGATCGCGGCCATGTCGTCGCCGAAGGTACCGTCGACGAACTGAAGGCGTCGGTCGGCACCTCATCCTTGCAGCTTCGCGTCCAGGACGCGCAAGATATCGAGGCAGCGCGCAGCGCGATCCATCGGGTGCTGGAGGTGCAGTCCAGCGTCTCGTCGGAAGCGGGAAGGATCACGGCGCCGATGGCGGATGCCGATCGGGTCACCGACCTGCTGATCGCGCTCCGTGCGGAGGGAATCCATCTCGCCGAGATGAGCGTGCAGAAGCCGACGCTCGACGAAGTGTTTTTGACCATTACCGGCAAAGGCGTTAAGGAGGAAGCAGCCCAATGA
- a CDS encoding Ger(x)C family spore germination protein, with protein MKLCRQIVPIVLCLLLLPGCYDQMYLEDTSIALMLGLDVDKDNNLVIFSQSPVFYKEAKEKTETISVTANSIRSSRPKLDAVLTGITTGGKLQSIILGKRLLAQKDWISVLDLFYRIPKMTETPRVIVVDGEVKDVFEFKPIDKPRLSLHMRTLIDTARKTNITVATNLQELRRQMKDKGMTAVITQVKKEPHDIVVTGVALLDKHGAVAEHLTLQESELFLVLQKQNFGSVSISYNLDDATADTDDQDDQQAIRNAVSFDIINFKKKIKTSSSGGKFRFDITLKLNVVITTFQYDDPEAAKLSQLGLQKKIQANLQREFDSIVNRCQKKAIDPFGLGRYARAYQYQAWKPVQDHWGEAFGNADVRMHVHADIKNNGVTDLYSPQ; from the coding sequence ATGAAGCTCTGTCGTCAAATCGTGCCGATCGTGTTATGTCTGCTGCTTCTGCCCGGCTGCTACGACCAAATGTACTTGGAGGACACCTCCATTGCGTTGATGCTTGGGCTTGATGTAGATAAAGATAACAATCTGGTCATCTTCTCGCAAAGCCCGGTCTTCTACAAAGAAGCGAAGGAGAAGACGGAGACGATCTCGGTGACGGCTAATTCCATACGGAGCTCGCGCCCGAAGCTCGATGCGGTCCTGACGGGGATTACGACGGGCGGCAAGCTCCAGTCCATCATCCTCGGGAAACGGCTTCTGGCGCAAAAGGATTGGATTTCGGTGCTGGATCTGTTCTATCGTATTCCGAAAATGACGGAAACCCCTCGGGTGATCGTTGTCGACGGCGAAGTAAAGGATGTGTTCGAGTTCAAACCGATCGATAAGCCCCGTCTCTCTCTGCATATGCGGACGCTGATCGATACGGCGAGGAAAACGAATATTACGGTCGCCACGAATTTGCAAGAACTGCGCCGGCAAATGAAGGATAAAGGCATGACGGCAGTCATTACGCAAGTAAAAAAAGAACCGCATGACATTGTCGTCACCGGCGTAGCGCTGTTGGATAAACACGGGGCAGTCGCGGAGCATCTAACGCTGCAGGAGAGCGAGCTGTTCTTGGTCTTGCAGAAGCAGAATTTCGGGAGCGTCTCCATTTCCTATAATCTGGATGATGCGACCGCGGATACCGACGATCAGGACGATCAGCAAGCAATCCGGAACGCAGTCTCCTTTGATATCATCAATTTCAAAAAGAAAATAAAGACTTCGTCATCCGGCGGAAAATTCCGGTTCGATATTACGTTGAAGCTTAATGTAGTCATCACCACGTTCCAATATGATGACCCCGAAGCAGCCAAGCTGAGCCAGTTAGGGTTGCAGAAAAAAATACAGGCCAATCTTCAGCGGGAGTTCGATTCGATCGTCAATCGGTGCCAGAAGAAAGCAATCGATCCGTTCGGCTTAGGACGGTATGCGCGAGCCTATCAGTATCAAGCGTGGAAACCGGTACAAGACCATTGGGGTGAAGCCTTCGGGAATGCGGATGTTCGTATGCATGTTCATGCGGACATCAAAAATAACGGCGTCACGGATTTGTATTCGCCGCAATAA